A portion of the Streptomyces platensis genome contains these proteins:
- a CDS encoding GNAT family N-acetyltransferase, translating into MEPVTLTTERLVLRPFEPSDAPAVHAACQEPDIPRWTSVPSPYGVADAEQFVGTIAPEGWRDDTTYDFAVVSRADGSLVGAMGLVRLDRLHTPERQAELGYWTAKEHRGRGCTVEAGRAVLRWAFRELGVERLEWHAEAGNEGSRAVARRLGFHMEGTLRAHLVRGGTRRDVWIGSLLPSDLADLADLAGEPGPSGSRGPAVRDTTPYLPYPG; encoded by the coding sequence ATGGAGCCCGTCACCCTCACCACCGAGCGCCTCGTGCTGCGCCCTTTCGAACCCTCCGACGCGCCGGCGGTGCACGCCGCGTGCCAGGAACCCGACATTCCGCGCTGGACGAGCGTCCCCTCACCCTATGGGGTAGCGGACGCGGAGCAGTTCGTCGGCACGATCGCGCCCGAGGGCTGGCGCGACGACACCACCTACGACTTCGCCGTGGTCTCCCGGGCGGACGGCTCCCTGGTGGGCGCGATGGGCCTGGTACGCCTGGACCGGCTCCACACCCCCGAACGGCAGGCCGAGCTGGGCTACTGGACCGCCAAGGAGCACCGCGGCCGGGGCTGCACCGTCGAGGCGGGCCGCGCGGTGCTGCGCTGGGCCTTCCGCGAACTGGGGGTGGAGCGCCTGGAGTGGCACGCGGAGGCCGGCAACGAAGGCTCCCGGGCGGTGGCCCGCAGACTCGGCTTCCATATGGAGGGCACCCTGCGCGCCCATCTGGTGCGCGGTGGCACCCGCCGGGACGTCTGGATCGGCTCCCTGCTCCCGTCCGACCTGGCCGACCTGGCCGACCTGGCCGGGGAGCCCGGCCCGTCCGGCTCCCGGGGTCCGGCTGTCCGGGACACGACGCCGTATCTGCCGTACCCCGGCTGA
- a CDS encoding winged helix-turn-helix domain-containing protein, giving the protein MTVVTQRAPQPPPVTALSRDDARRMALRAQGLLGAPDRRAGVRGVLRHLGAVQLDTISVLARSHELVPYARLGAVGRPAVEAAYWGTAPSDAPAPRPHSFEYWSHAACILPIEEWPHFAFRRRARRAKGHRWHIMEDSDRSCAAVLDRLTADGPLTTSELGGGRNGGEWWDWSETKIAVEWLLDTGQVVCTERRAWKRVYDLAERAVPEALLHDDLDDTECLRRLVAQAGAAMGVATRADLADYHRLKAEQVDAVVADSGLVPVDVEGWGKPAWADPAALAAPPRGRHRTTLLSPFDSLIWDRPRTERIFGFTHRLEAYVPRPRRIHGYFAMPLLAGGRLVGRVDPAREGTTLVARQVSMQGPKAVAPMARALREAADWVGCDSVRVDRCDDGKLAAALRAELTHMSE; this is encoded by the coding sequence ATGACCGTCGTGACGCAGCGAGCTCCTCAGCCCCCGCCCGTGACCGCCCTCTCCCGCGACGACGCCCGGCGTATGGCGCTGCGGGCCCAGGGTCTGCTCGGTGCCCCGGACCGCCGGGCGGGGGTGCGCGGGGTGCTGCGGCATCTGGGCGCGGTGCAGCTCGACACGATCTCGGTGCTGGCCCGCTCCCATGAGCTGGTGCCGTACGCCCGGCTCGGCGCCGTAGGCCGCCCCGCCGTCGAGGCCGCCTACTGGGGCACGGCTCCTTCTGACGCTCCTGCGCCACGACCCCACAGCTTCGAGTACTGGTCGCACGCCGCCTGCATCCTGCCCATCGAGGAGTGGCCGCACTTCGCCTTCCGCCGCCGCGCCCGGCGGGCCAAGGGCCACCGCTGGCACATCATGGAGGACTCCGACCGCTCCTGTGCCGCGGTCCTGGACCGTCTGACGGCCGACGGCCCGCTGACCACCTCGGAGCTGGGCGGCGGGCGGAACGGCGGGGAGTGGTGGGACTGGTCCGAGACCAAGATCGCGGTGGAGTGGCTGCTCGACACCGGCCAGGTGGTCTGTACGGAACGCCGCGCCTGGAAGCGGGTCTACGACCTCGCCGAGCGCGCCGTCCCGGAGGCGCTGCTCCACGACGATCTGGACGACACCGAGTGCCTCCGCCGCCTGGTCGCCCAGGCCGGGGCCGCCATGGGCGTCGCCACCCGCGCCGACCTGGCGGACTACCACCGCCTCAAGGCCGAGCAGGTCGATGCCGTCGTCGCGGACTCCGGGCTGGTCCCGGTCGACGTCGAGGGCTGGGGCAAGCCCGCCTGGGCCGACCCCGCCGCACTGGCCGCCCCGCCCCGCGGCCGGCACCGCACGACCCTGCTCTCGCCCTTCGACTCCCTGATCTGGGACCGGCCGCGCACGGAACGGATCTTCGGATTCACCCACCGCCTGGAGGCGTACGTCCCGCGCCCCCGGCGGATACACGGCTATTTCGCGATGCCCCTGCTGGCGGGCGGCCGGCTGGTGGGCCGGGTGGATCCGGCCCGCGAGGGCACCACGCTCGTGGCCCGCCAGGTCTCGATGCAGGGCCCCAAGGCGGTCGCCCCGATGGCCCGGGCCCTCCGGGAGGCCGCGGACTGGGTCGGCTGCGACTCCGTACGCGTCGACCGCTGCGACGACGGGAAGCTGGCCGCCGCCCTGCGCGCAGAACTCACCCACATGAGTGAGTAG